The Tripterygium wilfordii isolate XIE 37 chromosome 5, ASM1340144v1, whole genome shotgun sequence DNA segment ACTCTTCGACTTCTTTAGTCCTCTCCCCATAATACAGATATACCTTCAACTTTCCAGGTCTGATATGCTCTTCTAGCTGTGTAATCCATGTTGAAAATACAGCTGGAGGACATACAACCAATGTCGAGCACTTATCCAATCTGCCCACAGACTTCTGTTTTACATTGCCATGTAAACGGGAATTGTCATTCTTGTGTCTTTTATTCCAAACATTTCCCTTTCCAGTGCTCTTATCCTTCTTTCCCTTATTGACAAAAGTGTCCTCATCCTCCTCACCAATCACTTCAATGTTTCCTTCATTTCTCCCATATTTATCCAAAGCAATTAAAGTTATCAACATCAGCGTCTTCCCTAACCCCATATCGTCTGCCAGAATCCCACCGCGTAAAGGCTCTGGCCGCTCACCTGTGCGATAGTGTGTTAACTCATTTACATACTGCCCATCTTCTTCCTCCCAAAAAGGTGGTAATTCATTAGAATTCTCCCTGTGAACCATCCAACCTAATCCCTCTTTCTGATGCAAGAATAGGTCCGACTTGATGACTTCTTTTGAGGTTCCAAAACCAACATGGCCTTCTTGCTCAGATTTTCCTCTACGAACTTGAAGACATCATCCACATTTCTTACCGGGTTTTCCCTCACTACAGCTGCGTCCAACTCAATAGGCATATCCAATGGCGAAATCAACTCCAGCCTACTAGTTGAAAGGACCAATTTCATAGTCTCCAAGTTCTGAGGTTTTGCAGATATATAAATTTGACATGGAATTGTATCCTTATTGCCTCTACCAGAAGCATTGGGTACTACACCTACCAAGTAGATCTTATTATCGTCGACCAAAGGCGAAAGAACTGCCGCAACAGTGCTCTCAATGTGACCGACTTGGATTGAATGGGTATTAAGGACCCGGATCGCATTCTTGTCAAAAGGATTCCAGGGTTCACAGACCAGGGCAACCATTTCTCCGCAAGAAACTACGCCGGTATAATACTGGACGTCAACGATGTTGGCCTTCACGAAGCCAAGACTCTGGGTTTGGTAAAATTGGATTGGTTGTTGGTCGAACGGAGTCTCATCCCAAtcatcaagagacatgaaaacCGACACCGGGTCCTGCATTTCCTCAGAATCGCTCATGGCAGGCATTGGGAGAATCGGAGACTAATGGGTTTCTCAAAAAGAGAGTTTTTTTCCGATTTGGGTTCCGAGTGAGGATTCTTTTGAACGGAAACAGAAAGGCGGGTAGAAAGAGAGGAATAGGAGCAGGCGGAGAGCGTGGAGTACGGACTGTGGAGAGTGTGGCCGTGTGGGGTTACTGCCTACTGGGGTAGGCTAGCAATGGCATTGGGCTTCTATAGGCCCAAACTTCATCAAAAAAAGGCCATTACGTTTTTTTGAAATGGGAAATATATTAattgattcatttttatttttttacattttgtggTTTCAATGTTTCCATCTTTGTATATTTATTATGCTGCTTGTTTGGCACAGTAGAAATCGGAGCGGATCCTCTAGCTGCGCCGCTCCCGGCTTCCGCTGTGCCAAGCGGAAACAGCGGATCCGCTGGTGCTTTATAAACTCCCAATATCATTGTATTAATGGGAGCTTATAAAGCGTTTTCGTTatcctatttatttttttcaaaaagtaaaaCTTGGGGCCCACACTGGCCCCACATATCATtatactttattattttttattaaaaaacaatttcaacCTACAGTCACATTAATATctctattaatatattattcaaataaattctttattaatatattctgtctattttttattaaaaaacaatttcaacCTACAGTCACATTAATATctctattaatatattatttaaataaattctttattaatatattcTGTCTGTTCTGCATGTATAACAATTTATTACACATGGGACCCATGTAATAttaaatgtttattttttttcctttaaaatttatACTTCAAATTTGAGTAATAAATcacatttattaaattaaatttaagattaaattattaacaacatcattttaaaatataaattttaataaattaattattttattaataaaattaattatgcttaaaattatatttattatattcatctaatattaaatttaataataaattttaatataaaaatcaaaaaaataatattataatactttatttcaacagtttttgctagcgtcagtttttagttcaccaaataactcacagcatatttcatagctttaagcttaacatatttttcacagcatttctgctagcattgaaaatcacgctttccgctctgccaaacagagccATGGAGAAAATTATTAGGATGCAAATTTCTAAAAGAAACCTTAAAaagagcaacaaaaaaaaataaaaaataggtgAAGATATATAAAGAACCAAGGAATTTAATGATAACCTAATTGATGAATctctttgagagaaaatcatACAAACTCGAGAGATCCTAATTTTCCTACAGGGAGCAATAGGTCCATATTTGGACTCGGAAATCCTGAATTCAATTCCCACTTGAACTAATAGGTCCATATTTAGAGTAGGGAGGTCTAGAGTTTAATTCTCATTGGGAACAAATAGATCCATATCGAatgtcaaaggaaaaaaaacttatATAGTGTCGCTAACGTTTTTGGATATAACATTCTTATGAGCAAATACATCATGAGTTTTCGTATGAAACCCAAAGAATTACAGTACCATGAGGTTAGCTTCTCCTCCCAACACAATTAAAACTAAAGCCAACTGAAATTCTGTCGTCTGCATGGGAGTTCCGAGCTAAACCATTAGAGACAAAGATCTtcacagagaagaaaaaatggGAACCCCAGGAAGAGTGGCTCCTGCATCGACAATAAAGATGTTTCCGGTGACATATTCTGAAGAGTCGTGGATCAGGTAGCGAACAAGCGTTGTCAATGCTGGATCCACAGTACCATAAGTCCTCAATGGAACCGTTTTCATGGCAACAGTGGTTAGCCATTCTCTCTGCATAAGACCCTGTGTGATCTCCGATTTGAATAGTCCAGGAGATATCGAGTTCACTCTGATCTTGTACACCCCCAATTCAAGCGCCATCGTCTGATAAAACATTTGTCATTATTGATCCTTGGAACAATACAGTCATTGATAAAGATATATAACAAAAGGGCATGTAGCTACAAGCCTACAATAGTAACTAGAAGCTGGATCCATGGACGAAACATTAAACAGGGTCTGAAAGAATGCCATATGGATAAACACAAACTAAAACACTATTACACCAAACATTTAAGTGGTATCCAACTAAGAAAACACAGACAGAAAAGCTTCTAAACAGGATTCTTTGCCAATAGACTTTACATGTCCAATTGTAAGTTGTGTGAACATGTTTTCCATTTTAGAAAGCCTGTCCATATGGGCCCGGCTTGAGATTTCTTTATATGCGGCATAAGTTTAGAATCAAGCTCAAGTTAGAGTTCATCGAAACAAGCATGGCTGTTAAAAACTTAAGAACATCCATTGGCATTCTACAATACATGTCAGCAACGGCAGATTTCAAATCAGCTAGCATATTGGATGGGGCAAAAAGAACATATGAGACAATCTCAATCGTCCCAAAAATCAAAGAACGTGACTTTTGTGTTCATAAAAATCACAACAAAATAGTACAAACAAATGAGAAAACTCCATATAGCACAGAATTCATACAGGCAAATCAATTTAGCAATGCCATTTTCATGCTATCTCCATTTCCCCCTCTTCATTTGAACATGTAAAAAGTGCTCATATGAAAGAGGAAAGGAATACTCTCATACCTTCAGTTCCCACTCGTAAATATTAAATTAGTTATGCCCATAAAAGTCTTTATAATTATGAAATTACTTCCTTTTCATGTACAGAATGATAAACGATATGATTCCAAGAAAACTTCATAATTCCTTAATATTATAGCAATTGTGCTTGAGAGAACGATCACTCAAACAGAGCATCAGTTGCTATTACCTTTGTCATGGCGTTCAGGCCAGCCTTCGAAGCAGCATAGGCTACAGCTCCAGGTAACTGCCCCCGATCAATACCAGCAATGGAGGAAATGTTTATGATTGATCCTCCCTGATTCGCATCACGCATACGTTTGCAGACATATTTAGACACCAACCAGGTGCCTGTTAAATTTGTCTTGATAACATGGTTCCATTCTTCCTCTGACAATTCCAATGGATTCTTCACACTGCCTGAAAATAAATTACGACTCAATAAAGTCCAAATTTGACCGCAGAACCAAATCCAAACATCCCTTTCCTAAAATTTCCCgagcaaacaaacaaaagtaCAAACCTAATCCAATTAATTACCTCTAACCCCAGCGTTGTTGACAAGGGCATCGATTCTCCCAAACGCGGCCCAAGCCTTCTGTACAGACTCATCGATCTTGGCTCCATCGGCACAAACATCGAGCTCAAAGGCCACTACGCGAGGCCCTGAAACAGCCGGGTGGAGCTGGTTGATCTCGTCGCAGAGTGAGATGAGACGATCACGGCGCCGAGCCGCAGCCACGACCTTGCAACCGGCTCTGGCGAGGTCAAGGCAGAAATCCCGGCCAAGCCCCGACGAGGCACCGGTTACCATCACGACCTTGTCGCTTAGGTCCGCCCATGGCTCCAACAGAGCTGACACGCGACTCTCCATAATTTCACCAGAGTTCAGTGAAATGTGCGTGTATTTATACGTGGAAAGCGCCACGTATTACACGTGGATTTTCTAATTTGtaaatggaaaatgacatatagcCTATTATAAGTTTGGTAACCCAAAACCTAACaaatttattccattgattaaatggaataactttattcaattattttatctcagaattcattattcaaaatttattattttaatataaatttcattattttttaaaagtatattctataattcattgttttagttttgaatccaTTGTGTTttaaaattccattgaaaaaaacaatgaaattaagatttacccaatAAA contains these protein-coding regions:
- the LOC119998104 gene encoding 3-oxoacyl-[acyl-carrier-protein] reductase FabG-like, with protein sequence MESRVSALLEPWADLSDKVVMVTGASSGLGRDFCLDLARAGCKVVAAARRRDRLISLCDEINQLHPAVSGPRVVAFELDVCADGAKIDESVQKAWAAFGRIDALVNNAGVRGSVKNPLELSEEEWNHVIKTNLTGTWLVSKYVCKRMRDANQGGSIINISSIAGIDRGQLPGAVAYAASKAGLNAMTKTMALELGVYKIRVNSISPGLFKSEITQGLMQREWLTTVAMKTVPLRTYGTVDPALTTLVRYLIHDSSEYVTGNIFIVDAGATLPGVPIFSSL